In Epilithonimonas zeae, a single window of DNA contains:
- the rplD gene encoding 50S ribosomal protein L4, whose amino-acid sequence MELVVLNTSGKETGRKVTLDETVFGIEPNQHAVYLEVKQYLAAQRQGTHKSKERSEITASTRKLKKQKGSGSARYGDIKSPTFKGGGRVFGPKPRDYRFKLNKALKRLAKKSVLSQKLRDNSIKVLENLSFDAPKTKEFITLLDALTLTGKKSLFVLPEANKNVYLSSRNLPKTRVLNYNEISSYDLINAGEIIFLEGAVEKFQDNLKK is encoded by the coding sequence ATGGAACTAGTAGTATTAAATACATCAGGAAAAGAAACCGGAAGAAAAGTAACTCTTGACGAAACAGTTTTCGGAATTGAGCCAAATCAGCACGCGGTTTACTTAGAGGTTAAGCAATATCTTGCTGCGCAGCGTCAAGGTACTCATAAATCAAAAGAAAGAAGCGAAATTACTGCTTCTACAAGAAAGCTTAAAAAGCAAAAAGGTTCAGGATCTGCGAGATATGGTGATATCAAGTCGCCAACTTTCAAAGGTGGAGGTAGAGTTTTTGGTCCAAAGCCAAGAGACTACAGATTCAAATTGAACAAAGCGCTTAAGAGATTGGCTAAAAAATCTGTTTTGTCTCAAAAATTGAGAGATAACAGTATCAAAGTTTTAGAGAATTTGAGTTTTGATGCTCCTAAGACTAAAGAATTCATCACATTGTTGGATGCTTTGACTCTTACAGGTAAGAAATCATTATTCGTACTTCCTGAGGCTAACAAGAATGTATATTTGTCTTCAAGAAACTTGCCTAAAACAAGAGTGTTGAATTATAACGAGATTTCTTCTTATGATTTGATCAACGCAGGTGAGATTATCTTCTTAGAAGGTGCAGTAGAAAAATTTCAGGACAACTTAAAGAAATAA
- the rplN gene encoding 50S ribosomal protein L14 codes for MLQTESRLKVADNTGAKEVLVIRVLGGTRRRYASVGDKIVVTIKDSTPSGNAKKGQVSKAVVVRTKKAVRRKDGSYIKFEDNACVLLNAAGEMRGTRVFGPVARELRDKEYMKVISLAPEVL; via the coding sequence ATGTTACAAACCGAATCAAGACTAAAAGTTGCTGATAATACAGGTGCAAAAGAAGTACTAGTGATCAGAGTTCTAGGTGGTACTAGAAGAAGATATGCTTCAGTTGGTGATAAAATCGTTGTAACTATCAAAGATTCTACACCATCAGGTAATGCAAAAAAAGGACAAGTTTCTAAAGCAGTTGTAGTAAGAACTAAAAAGGCAGTTAGAAGAAAAGATGGATCTTACATCAAATTCGAAGACAATGCTTGCGTACTTCTAAACGCTGCTGGTGAAATGAGAGGAACTCGTGTTTTCGGACCAGTTGCTCGTGAGTTGAGAGATAAAGAATATATGAAAGTAATTTCATTAGCTCCTGAAGTACTTTAA
- the rpsS gene encoding 30S ribosomal protein S19, which translates to MARSLKKGPFIHHTLDKKVQANVESGKKTVIKTWSRASMISPDFVGQTIAVHNGKSFIPVYVTENMVGHKLGEFSPTRSFRGHGGNKNKGGR; encoded by the coding sequence ATGGCAAGATCACTTAAAAAAGGACCATTCATTCATCATACTTTAGATAAGAAGGTTCAGGCAAATGTAGAGTCTGGTAAGAAGACTGTAATCAAAACTTGGTCTAGAGCATCTATGATTTCTCCAGACTTTGTAGGTCAAACTATCGCTGTACACAACGGGAAATCTTTTATCCCGGTTTACGTTACAGAAAACATGGTTGGACACAAATTAGGCGAATTTTCTCCGACAAGATCTTTCAGAGGTCACGGTGGTAACAAAAATAAAGGCGGTAGATAA
- a CDS encoding low affinity iron permease family protein — MNNKNLFEKFSNWATNFTGSSYAFIGAVLIVLLWAVSGPVFNYSETWQLVINTGTTIITFLMVFLIQKAQNKDGKAIQLKLNELIAASKQASNRMVDIEDLTEKELDQLHAYFVKIAELSKQRENIHKCYSIDAAEKKHHSKYNNASQEL, encoded by the coding sequence ATGAACAATAAAAATCTATTTGAAAAATTCTCCAATTGGGCTACTAATTTCACAGGCAGTTCATACGCATTTATTGGAGCTGTTTTGATTGTGTTGCTGTGGGCAGTAAGTGGTCCAGTTTTCAATTATTCAGAAACTTGGCAGCTGGTAATCAATACCGGAACTACGATTATTACATTTCTGATGGTTTTCTTAATCCAAAAAGCTCAGAACAAAGATGGTAAAGCCATCCAATTAAAACTGAATGAACTCATCGCAGCGAGCAAACAAGCCAGCAACAGGATGGTAGATATAGAAGATCTGACGGAAAAAGAGTTGGATCAGCTACACGCTTATTTTGTGAAAATTGCAGAGCTGTCCAAGCAAAGAGAGAATATTCATAAATGTTATTCTATAGATGCTGCGGAGAAAAAACACCATAGCAAATATAACAATGCAAGTCAGGAATTGTAA
- the rpsQ gene encoding 30S ribosomal protein S17, with amino-acid sequence MDRNLRKERIGIVSSNKMEKTIVVSETTRVKHPMYGKFVLKTKKYTAHDENNECTEGDTVLITETRPLSKSKRWRLVRIIEKAK; translated from the coding sequence ATGGACAGAAATTTAAGAAAAGAACGTATTGGAATAGTTTCCAGCAATAAAATGGAAAAAACTATTGTTGTTAGTGAAACTACCAGAGTAAAACATCCAATGTACGGTAAATTCGTTTTGAAAACGAAAAAATATACTGCACACGATGAGAACAATGAGTGCACAGAAGGAGATACAGTTTTAATCACTGAAACTAGACCTTTGAGCAAGAGCAAAAGATGGAGATTAGTAAGAATCATAGAAAAAGCTAAATAA
- the rplB gene encoding 50S ribosomal protein L2, with translation MSVRKLKPITPGQRFRVVNNFEEITTNKPEKSLTVGIKKSGGRNQTGKMTMRYTGGGHKKKYRIIDFKRNKFDVEATVKTVEYDPNRTAFIALVEYADGEKRYIIAPNGIKVDQKIVSGENVEPNVGNAMKLKNIPLGTVISCIELKPGQGAILARSAGSSAQLTSRDGKYAIVKLPSGESRMILTECIAMVGSVSNSDHQLTVSGKAGRSRWLGRRPRTRPVVMNPVDHPMGGGEGRSSGGHPRSRNGMPAKGYKTRKKNKVSNRYIVSKRK, from the coding sequence ATGTCTGTTAGAAAATTAAAACCTATCACCCCGGGACAGAGATTCAGAGTTGTTAATAACTTTGAGGAAATTACTACCAACAAACCAGAGAAATCTCTAACAGTTGGTATTAAAAAGTCAGGTGGACGTAACCAAACTGGTAAAATGACCATGCGTTACACCGGCGGTGGACACAAAAAGAAATACAGAATTATCGACTTCAAAAGAAACAAATTCGATGTTGAAGCTACGGTAAAAACTGTAGAGTACGATCCAAATAGAACTGCTTTTATCGCTTTGGTAGAGTATGCAGACGGAGAGAAAAGATATATCATCGCTCCAAACGGGATCAAAGTTGATCAGAAAATTGTTTCTGGAGAAAATGTAGAGCCAAATGTAGGTAATGCAATGAAATTGAAAAATATTCCATTGGGTACTGTAATCTCTTGTATCGAATTGAAGCCTGGTCAAGGTGCAATCTTAGCAAGAAGTGCTGGTTCTTCAGCTCAATTAACTTCTAGAGATGGAAAATATGCAATCGTTAAGTTACCTTCTGGTGAATCTAGAATGATTCTTACAGAATGTATCGCAATGGTTGGCTCTGTTTCTAACTCAGATCATCAGTTAACTGTATCAGGTAAGGCTGGTAGAAGCAGATGGTTAGGTAGAAGACCAAGAACAAGACCAGTAGTAATGAACCCAGTTGATCACCCAATGGGAGGTGGTGAAGGACGTTCTTCTGGAGGTCACCCAAGATCTAGAAACGGTATGCCGGCTAAAGGTTACAAAACTAGAAAGAAAAACAAAGTGTCTAACCGTTACATCGTATCTAAAAGAAAATAA
- the rplW gene encoding 50S ribosomal protein L23, whose translation MSLIIKPIISEKANYLTDLRGAYSFLVAPKANKIQIKGAVEAAYGVKVADVRTMIYAPKVSAKHTKKGLQVGKTNKLKKAVVTLAAGEVIDIFATN comes from the coding sequence ATGTCACTAATTATTAAACCAATTATTTCAGAAAAAGCAAACTATCTTACAGATTTAAGAGGTGCTTATTCTTTCTTGGTTGCTCCAAAAGCAAACAAGATCCAAATTAAAGGTGCTGTAGAAGCAGCTTACGGTGTAAAAGTAGCGGACGTTAGAACGATGATTTATGCGCCTAAAGTTTCTGCTAAACATACAAAAAAAGGACTTCAAGTTGGAAAGACCAATAAATTGAAAAAAGCTGTGGTAACACTAGCTGCTGGAGAAGTTATTGATATTTTCGCAACAAATTAA
- the rplC gene encoding 50S ribosomal protein L3, giving the protein MSGIIGKKIGMTSLFSEEGKNIPCTVIQAGPCSVLQVRTEEVDGYVAVQLGFDDKSEKNVGKALAGHFKKAGSAPKAKLVEFRNAFEHEVKTGDLVEVNMFAEGEYVDVTGTSKGKGFQGVVKRHGFGGVMQATHGQHNRLRAPGSIGAGSDPSRVFKGMRMAGRMGGKQVTVQNLQVLKVDEEQNLLVVKGAVPGAKNSYVIIKKWN; this is encoded by the coding sequence ATGTCAGGTATTATTGGTAAAAAAATCGGTATGACATCTTTGTTTAGCGAAGAAGGGAAAAACATTCCTTGTACAGTTATTCAAGCAGGTCCATGCTCGGTTTTACAGGTCAGAACCGAAGAGGTTGACGGGTATGTTGCCGTACAACTAGGTTTCGATGACAAGAGTGAGAAGAACGTTGGTAAAGCGTTAGCTGGTCATTTCAAAAAGGCTGGTTCAGCTCCTAAAGCTAAGTTGGTAGAATTCAGAAATGCATTCGAACACGAAGTTAAAACAGGAGATTTAGTAGAAGTTAACATGTTTGCAGAAGGTGAATACGTGGATGTAACAGGAACTTCTAAAGGTAAAGGTTTCCAAGGTGTTGTTAAAAGACACGGCTTTGGAGGTGTAATGCAAGCAACTCACGGACAGCACAACAGACTTAGAGCTCCAGGTTCTATCGGTGCTGGATCGGATCCTTCGAGAGTATTCAAAGGGATGAGAATGGCTGGTAGAATGGGAGGTAAGCAGGTAACTGTTCAAAACCTTCAAGTGTTAAAAGTAGATGAAGAGCAAAATCTTTTAGTAGTAAAAGGTGCTGTTCCGGGAGCTAAAAATTCTTATGTAATTATCAAGAAATGGAACTAG
- the rplV gene encoding 50S ribosomal protein L22, which produces MGSRKRESALARKIANQDVAKALHNDCPSSPRKMRLVADIIRGVEVEKALSILKYSKKDASNKLEKVLLSAIANWQSKNEGADIEEANLIVKEIFVDSARQLKRLRPAPQGRGYRIRKRSNHITLILGTKN; this is translated from the coding sequence ATGGGATCAAGAAAAAGAGAAAGTGCATTAGCACGTAAAATAGCAAACCAAGATGTAGCAAAAGCGTTACACAACGATTGCCCATCTTCTCCAAGAAAAATGAGATTAGTTGCTGATATCATTAGAGGAGTAGAGGTAGAAAAAGCTTTATCTATTCTTAAATATTCTAAGAAAGACGCTTCTAATAAATTAGAAAAAGTATTGCTTTCTGCTATCGCAAACTGGCAGTCTAAAAACGAAGGTGCTGATATCGAAGAGGCTAACCTAATCGTTAAAGAAATATTTGTAGACAGTGCAAGACAATTGAAGAGACTAAGACCAGCACCACAAGGTAGAGGTTACAGAATCAGAAAAAGATCAAACCACATTACATTAATCTTAGGTACTAAAAATTAA
- the rpmC gene encoding 50S ribosomal protein L29: MKKADIKNLSVEDINVQLAEAKANYSKLKLAHRISPVENPIQIRDLRKTIARLNTELTNKQ; encoded by the coding sequence ATGAAAAAAGCTGACATCAAGAATTTAAGCGTAGAGGATATCAACGTACAATTGGCTGAAGCTAAAGCTAACTATTCAAAATTGAAATTAGCTCACAGAATTAGCCCAGTTGAAAATCCAATTCAGATCAGAGATTTGAGAAAAACGATTGCAAGACTTAACACAGAGTTAACTAACAAACAATAA
- the rpsC gene encoding 30S ribosomal protein S3, whose protein sequence is MGQKTNPIGNRLGIIRGWDSNWFGGNDYGDRIAEDYKIRRYLEARLSKGGISKIYIERTLKLVTVTITTARPGLIIGKGGQEVDKLKEELKKLTGKDIQINIFEIKRPELDAVLVADSIAKQIENRISYRRAVKMAIASTMRMGAEGIKVQISGRLNGAEMARSENFKEGRIPLSTFRADIDYHIGEALTQYGKLGVKVWIMKGEVYGKRDLTPLVGQQKKAPAGGRNERNDRGERGDRKPRRNN, encoded by the coding sequence ATGGGACAGAAGACAAATCCAATTGGTAACAGATTAGGTATCATCAGAGGATGGGATTCTAACTGGTTTGGCGGAAACGATTATGGAGACAGAATCGCGGAAGACTACAAAATCAGAAGATACCTTGAAGCAAGATTATCTAAGGGAGGTATCTCAAAAATTTATATTGAGAGAACACTTAAATTAGTAACAGTTACAATCACTACAGCAAGACCAGGTTTGATCATCGGTAAAGGTGGACAAGAGGTTGATAAATTGAAAGAAGAATTGAAGAAACTTACAGGTAAGGATATTCAAATCAATATTTTCGAAATCAAAAGACCTGAGTTAGATGCAGTTTTAGTTGCTGATAGCATTGCTAAACAAATTGAAAACCGTATCTCTTACAGAAGAGCTGTGAAAATGGCTATCGCTTCTACAATGAGAATGGGTGCAGAAGGAATCAAAGTTCAAATCTCTGGAAGATTGAACGGCGCTGAAATGGCACGTTCTGAAAACTTCAAAGAAGGAAGAATTCCTTTATCTACTTTCCGTGCAGATATCGATTATCACATCGGTGAAGCATTGACTCAATACGGTAAGTTGGGTGTTAAAGTTTGGATTATGAAAGGAGAGGTTTACGGTAAAAGAGACCTTACTCCACTTGTAGGACAACAGAAAAAAGCACCTGCTGGCGGTAGAAACGAGAGAAACGACAGAGGAGAAAGAGGAGACAGAAAACCAAGAAGAAATAATTAA
- the rplP gene encoding 50S ribosomal protein L16: MLQPKRTKFRRVHKMKMKGIAQRGNQLAYGTFGIKATEGAWVTARQIEAARIAATRYMKREGQLWIKIFPDKPITKKPAEVRMGKGKGAVEYWVAVVKPGKIMFELGGVPYEVAKEALRLAAQKLPIVTKFVVANDFVKPQ, from the coding sequence ATGTTACAACCAAAAAGAACCAAATTCCGTAGAGTTCATAAGATGAAAATGAAGGGGATTGCTCAAAGAGGTAATCAACTTGCATACGGAACATTCGGAATCAAAGCGACTGAGGGAGCTTGGGTTACTGCAAGACAAATTGAAGCAGCTCGTATTGCTGCTACAAGATATATGAAAAGAGAAGGTCAACTATGGATCAAAATTTTCCCAGACAAACCTATTACCAAAAAACCAGCGGAAGTACGTATGGGTAAAGGTAAAGGAGCTGTAGAATATTGGGTAGCTGTAGTAAAACCTGGTAAAATAATGTTCGAACTTGGTGGTGTACCTTACGAAGTTGCAAAAGAAGCTCTTAGGCTTGCTGCTCAGAAGTTACCAATCGTTACTAAGTTCGTAGTTGCAAACGATTTCGTTAAACCTCAATAA
- the rplE gene encoding 50S ribosomal protein L5, translated as MEYIVRPKQQYKEKIVPAMMEEFGYKSVMQVPKLEKIVVSQGLGAAVQDKKIVDYAVEELTAITGQKAVGTLSKKDEAAFKLRKGMPIGARVTLRADKMYEFLDRLTSSALPRIRDFSGIKAEGFDGRGNYNLGITEQIIFPEIVIDKVKKIQGMDITFVTTAKTDKEAKSLLTHFGLPFKKN; from the coding sequence ATGGAATATATAGTAAGACCAAAACAACAATATAAAGAGAAAATTGTTCCTGCAATGATGGAAGAATTTGGGTACAAATCTGTTATGCAGGTTCCTAAATTGGAGAAAATCGTTGTAAGCCAAGGACTTGGTGCAGCTGTTCAAGATAAAAAAATCGTGGACTATGCTGTAGAAGAATTGACTGCTATCACTGGACAAAAAGCAGTAGGTACTCTATCTAAAAAAGATGAGGCTGCTTTCAAACTAAGAAAAGGTATGCCAATCGGAGCTAGAGTAACTCTAAGAGCTGATAAAATGTATGAATTCTTAGATAGATTAACTTCTTCTGCACTTCCAAGAATTAGAGATTTTTCTGGAATCAAAGCTGAAGGATTTGACGGAAGAGGTAATTACAACTTAGGTATTACTGAGCAGATTATCTTCCCAGAGATCGTGATTGACAAAGTGAAAAAAATCCAAGGGATGGACATCACTTTCGTAACAACTGCGAAAACTGATAAAGAAGCAAAATCATTATTAACTCACTTCGGTTTACCTTTCAAAAAGAACTAA
- the rplX gene encoding 50S ribosomal protein L24, whose translation MTKVKIKRGDNVLVTTGKNKGSKGEVLEVIKKEGKDPRVVVAGVNIVKKHVKPSASNPQGGIVEKEASLHISNVALVDKNGKATKAGYKVDGDKKVRVAKTTGETL comes from the coding sequence ATGACAAAAGTTAAAATAAAAAGAGGAGACAATGTACTAGTTACTACTGGAAAAAATAAAGGTAGTAAAGGTGAAGTTCTTGAAGTAATCAAAAAAGAAGGTAAAGATCCAAGAGTAGTAGTTGCTGGTGTAAACATCGTGAAAAAACACGTTAAGCCATCTGCTTCTAACCCTCAAGGTGGAATTGTAGAAAAAGAAGCTTCTTTACATATCTCAAACGTAGCACTAGTTGACAAAAACGGTAAAGCTACTAAAGCAGGTTACAAAGTAGACGGAGATAAAAAAGTAAGAGTAGCTAAAACTACCGGTGAAACTTTATAA